A part of Tachysurus vachellii isolate PV-2020 chromosome 4, HZAU_Pvac_v1, whole genome shotgun sequence genomic DNA contains:
- the cfap20dc gene encoding uncharacterized protein C3orf67 homolog, producing the protein MFKNEYQGGVVVEVFSAQGKDPVAKWKLSGQPSISKMFDKEMKGFVYSLEGSSQTHRMQLPKDGKMPLVLIQKFLVLQVNVPPGKDFSTELLVTDQGHLKRRLYLSTVHKEFSSTPLHARIPLISLRRNIWCNLCIDLGSFTTELFRGAMFLSLDGIVISACCKVRRIFTMRNEPADHVDRDPYDIRNYPTEEIPKSCQFPPEIQHVTQLMNMERLRQADLRSVSISSESEQPSTGRVTRGPKTQDCSHIAFGSKVTGRPPLTARKGSSLTTGTEHKARSGRSGRRKTQPPAEQASSERTVSGRPKLVLNERIVLNPICSSYSPEPIPRSSECQPPSDSPNELHIFEDGNDAARRTSTPISLDEADEEDCDEVFTFSSHPHSARRGQPSDLTADDLGWEGERKEACWKDDFIASEGEEDQSFSGFLSQRFAAHTSPAHPTLASVPIPRSTSSPRLCTEPTKAFTVTHTSTQSSSEGSQRTEMVFVAPTRCLSPCTANLWSRQQHSRPEQSKPDGDMRTSINRTSVREIPPEDVKLHKVRKSMSKMPVGSSTCDLSKKAEQEEDEEEELRMLASLKRQQEEEEGGTCDSGLSASQVQQCNVSLSMSSDDTSTWTQCIPLASDQGQYYQKEMNPLLHSNPREWMDVLSPPIIHPRHQQTESKGDYSNMSTKGSVTEENCSEDEFLNLLYDSCLNCYFDPQTGKYYELV; encoded by the exons ATGTTTAAAAACGAGTATCAG GGTGGTGTTGTTGTGGAGGTCTTCAGTGCACAAGGAAAAGATCCTGTTGCAAAATGGAAACTTAGCGGCCAGCCGTCTATCAGTAAG atgttcgataaagaaatgaaaggtTTTGTGTACAGCCTCGAAGGCAGCAGTCAAACACATAGGATGCAGTTACCCAAAGATGGAAAGATGCCTC TTGTCCTGATTCAGAAGTTCCTGGTCCTGCAGGTGAATGTTCCTCCTGGTAAAGACTTCTCAACTGAGCTTCT TGTAACAGATCAAGGGCACTTGAAACGAAGGCTTTACTTGTCCACTGTCCATAAGGAATTTTCATCTACACCTCTGCATGCCAGAATACCGCTTATCAGCCTCAGACGAAACATT TGGTGTAACCTGTGCATTGACTTGGGGTCATTCACCACTGAGCTGTTCCGAGGTGCTATGTTCCTGTCTCTGGATGGCATTGTTATATCAGCCTGCTGTAAAGTCAGGCGCATCTTCACCATGAGGAATGAACCTGCAGATCATGTGGACAGAG ATCCATATGATATAAGAAATTATCCTACGGAGGAGATTCCTAAAAGCTGCCAGTTTCCTCCTGAGATTCAACACGTTACACAGCTAATGAATATGGAAAGACTGAGACAGGCTGATCTGAGAAGTGTATCTATCAGCTCAGAATCTG AACAGCCGAGCACAGGGAGAGTGACTCGGGGTCCGAAAACCCAGGACTGCTCTCATATTGCTTTTGGTTCAAAAGTCACAGGACGTCCTCCGCTTACTGCAAGAAAGGGCAGTTCATTAACAACTGGAACAGAACACAAAGCACGTTCAG GGAGAAGTGGAAGACGAAAGACACAACCACCAGCTGAGCAAGCATCTTCTGAAAGGACAGTGTCTGGGAGGCCAAAGCTGGTTCTTAATGAGAGAATAGTTTTAA ATCCGATATGTAGTTCATATTCTCCTGAGCCAATACCCAGATCTTCAGAATGCCAACCTCCATCTGATTCACCCAATGAGTTGCATATTTTTGAGGATGGAAATGATGCTGCCAGAAGGACTTCAACTCCAATCAGTCTGGATGAAGCTGATGAAGAGGACTGCGACGAGGTCTTTACTTTTTCTTCACATCCTCACTCAGCCAGAAGGGGTCAACCTTCTGACCTTACAGCTGATGACCTTGGGTGGGAAGGAGAGCGAAAAGAGGCATGTTGGAAGGATGACTTCATTGCAAGTGAGGGTGAAgag gatcAGAGCTTCTCTGGATTCCTCTCTCAGAGATTTGCAGCACACACCAGTCCTGCTCATCCTACCCTGGCTTCTGTTCCCATTCCCAGATCTACCTCTTCACCCAGGCTTTGCACTGAGCCAACTAAGGCCTTTACTGTAACACATACATCCACCCAGTCTTCCTCAGAGGGGTCCCAAAGGACTGAGATGGTGTTTGTGGCACCAACCCGCTGTCTCTCACCATGCACTGCCAATCTGTGGAGCAGACAGCAACACTCTAGACCTGAGCAAAGCAAGCCTGATGGAGATATGAGGACATCCATTAATAGAACATCTGTTCGGGAAATTCCCCCTGAGGATGTGAAGCTCCACAAG GTGAGGAAGAGCATGAGCAAGATGCCTGTGGGCTCGAGCACATGTGATTTATCTAAGAAAGCAGAGCAGGAGGAGGACGAAGAAGAAGAGCTGCGGATGTTAGCTAGTCTAAAAAGAcagcaggaagaagaggagggtGGGACCTGTGACTCAGGCCTCAGTGCTTCACAA GTCCAGCAGTGCAATGTCAGCCTGAGTATGAGCAGTGATGACACATCTACATGGACCCAGTGTATCCCTCTA GCATCTGATCAGGGTCAGTACTACCAGAAAGAGATGAATCCACTTCTCCACTCTAATCCCAG ggaatggatggatgttctCAGCCCTCCAATAATTCATCCCAGACACCAGCAGACTGAGAGCAAAGGAGACTACAGCAACATGTCAACCAAAG GGTCTGTGACTGAGGAGAACTGCAGTGAGGATGAGTTTCTTAATCTGCTCTATGATTCATGTTTAAACTGCTACTTTGATCCTCAAACTGGGAAGTACTATGAGCTGGTCTAA